The Aneurinibacillus migulanus genome contains the following window.
CAATGAGAAATAAGTTGCGTTCGCTATATTTTTTGTTCTTTGCTTTTACTACATATACCCTTCTTTGTAATTTATATTTTCACTTGCTTTTAGATGCCCACTTTCTGGTTTTCTACGCAGCGCAGGGTTGGTTTGTTTTCTCTTATTTGTTAAGAAGGGGAAAGAAGCAGCAAGCCCGTCCGCACCAAGAATCAATTCGGCCTCCGACTTCTTTCCCTGTAGAAAAGGAAAGAGAGTACGTAGCACAATAAAACAAAATTTCCATCAGAGGGGGATTTTCTTCATCCCCCTACTGATGGCTCGTTGTGCGTATCGGGTTCTTACTGCCTATTGGATTGGGATAAAACTGAATGGTATGGTTTGAAATATGGAAGCAGGAAATGTACCCTGCTTTTTTTTGTGCCTGCTCTAAGAAGAATATGTGCTTTCGGTAAGCGGTTCTTCAGAAGAAGGGAGCTTTTTCTTTAGGAAGTGCAGATAGAGTACGAAGCCGAGCAACACGATTCCTACGGTTGCGATAGATACGGGGGCATTGACCTCAGCGCGGGTTGCACCCGTATAAATGCCCATGCCGAGCAACATCATCGTATTGTTGACAAAGTTCTGAACAGCGACCGCTTTACCCGTCCCGCTTATTCTGTGTCCTTCATCCTGTAGCACGGTATTCATCGGTACAATAAAGGCACCACCCATGAATCCAATGGCCATCAATACTGCAATAATAAGATAAAGATTGGAGACGAAAATAGATGCGATAACGATAAGAGCCATCATCAGTCCATACAAATAGGAACGATAATATTTATGTGCTGGAATCAAGTATGGCGTAGCCAGCGAGCCAATAATAATTCCAACGCCGGTCACTGCGACCAGCATCGAGATTTTATCCAGTGAAGTAATGCCGAACATTAACGGAATCCAGGCAATGAATGCGAAACGGAGAACCGTTGACGACATCCAGAATGAACAGGTGCCCACCAGCGAAAAACGACACTTCGGATTTGAGAAGAACAGTTTTACGTCTGAGATGAAATCCGAAAGCGCCCGGCTGTAGCGCAAGGATGAATTGCCCGGCATCCGTGGGATGGCGAGCGTTCCGGCCATAGAGATAAGATATAGACCGATACAGACAGCCATCGACCAGAATAGCGAATACTCCGCTAGCATCCCGCCAGCAACAGAGCCTGCGAGAATGGCGAATATCGTATAGCCCTCGATTTTACCGTTTGCTCTCAGTAAAGCGTCCTTAGTGTCCGTCAACTCAGGCAGAATACCGTATTTCGCAGGGCTGTAGGTCACGGCCCCGATGCCGACCACAAGGTAGCTGAATACGGGCGATATGCCAGTCATCAGCAGTAGAATACCGGCTGCTTTGACGATATTGCCTATAAGTAATACGTAGGATTTGGCGTTGCGGTCGGCGAATGGTCCGACAAACGGAGCACATACGACATATGCCAACAAAAACGCGGATTGAACCAGACCGATATAGAATCCTGGATAGTTTTCCTGACGCATAATCGCAAGTACGATAAAAATAATCATGTTGTCTGCGAACGCAGATAGAAATTGAGTAAAATAAAGGGCTTTAAGCGGTGCAACGCGCATGTTTTTCTTTCCTTTCTCAGGACTCCGCCCATTGTTTTAACGTAACGTAATCAACTTTGCCGCTGCCGAGCAGAGGCAGAGATTTAACATTCTTCCGAAAGAAGTCTCCCACTTCTAAACGTGAAGGTGCTTTCGTCACCAGTGAAAGTGGGAGATGAATGTCGGTTAGGCGTAGCCTCACGCTGTTTCTTACAGAACATACGATCTCCTGATATACTTGTCTTAGTCTACTCTAATCAGGGTTATATGAGGAGAGAGTGCCTATGATTCGTGCGAAGAAAGTCGATTTCAGAGCTTTCAAAACCGATACGGACCGATTATTTGCCTGTAATCGGGAGTCAGCTCTTGTCTGGAATGTATGATTTAGAGTAAGCAAGGCGGGTTCAGTGACATCCTCTCTCCACTAAAAGTGAAGAGCTTCCCTGTGGAAGTGCGGGGGCGACTTGCTCCAGTAGAGGTGGTGTCTCACGACAGGACCCGTTGTTCCATTTCTGACCTACCTTCATCACAGACGCCAGAGATCGTGCCACGGCGATCCTCCTGCCGGGATTCTACCCGACAGGCACCTTGTCTATCACAAAAATCGACCCGGATTTTTGCTACACCGCAAGGCTCGTGCACAAGGCAATGTTTCTTGCTGCATTCTGATCGGCATGATTGTTATGCCCACATTTTTGGCAGTGGAAGCGATCTCGATGGCGGTTCTTCTTGTCAATATGCTTGCAAACATGACACATTTGAGATGTATAGCGCGGATCAACAAAGAGAACCTGTACATGGTATTTTTCTGCTTGTTCCACAATGCATTGCTGCAGCTGATAAAAGGACCAGGAATGGAGGATCCGATCCGCTCGGTTCGTCGTATGACATGTTTCCCGGATGTTGCCCAGATTCTCCATTTTAATCACAGGTCGATCAAACTGCAGAGCAAAATCGACAATCTGCCTGGCCAACTTACGGTTATAATCCTTCATCCAACGGCTTTCTTTATGTCCCAGACGCATGATCGCACGCAGTGCTTTCTTTTTTCCTAAGGAACGTCGCAGGGAACGATAGTGACGCCGAATATAGCCGACTTCTTTGCCAGAGAAAAATTGCCGCTTGCCGCTGACCGGTTCTGAAACGACGGCAA
Protein-coding sequences here:
- the lplT gene encoding lysophospholipid transporter LplT, whose product is MRVAPLKALYFTQFLSAFADNMIIFIVLAIMRQENYPGFYIGLVQSAFLLAYVVCAPFVGPFADRNAKSYVLLIGNIVKAAGILLLMTGISPVFSYLVVGIGAVTYSPAKYGILPELTDTKDALLRANGKIEGYTIFAILAGSVAGGMLAEYSLFWSMAVCIGLYLISMAGTLAIPRMPGNSSLRYSRALSDFISDVKLFFSNPKCRFSLVGTCSFWMSSTVLRFAFIAWIPLMFGITSLDKISMLVAVTGVGIIIGSLATPYLIPAHKYYRSYLYGLMMALIVIASIFVSNLYLIIAVLMAIGFMGGAFIVPMNTVLQDEGHRISGTGKAVAVQNFVNNTMMLLGMGIYTGATRAEVNAPVSIATVGIVLLGFVLYLHFLKKKLPSSEEPLTESTYSS